The Anomalospiza imberbis isolate Cuckoo-Finch-1a 21T00152 unplaced genomic scaffold, ASM3175350v1 scaffold_1235, whole genome shotgun sequence genome window below encodes:
- the LOC137465976 gene encoding nanos homolog 1-like: MEATGQFDMWRDYLGLAATVAMFLRDPAGLGDTLVPLGALSPCAGPAPRVGPAPCAGLAPCAEPAPRARPAPRVGPAPCAGPALPAGLAPYAELAPSAGPAPPVGPAPRAGPAPCAGPAPCAGPAPRTELAPRARPAPRTEPVPCSFCQHNGEAPGVYWSHSLRDAQGRLQCPVLRSYICPQCGATQDQAHTRRFCPRTHRSYTSVYSRPLPARSRQRNTRM, from the coding sequence ATGGAAGCCACGGGCCAGTTCGACATGTGGCGGGACTACCTGGGGCTGGCGGCTACGGTGGCCATGTTCCTCCGTGACCCCGCgggccttggggacaccttggtgCCACTGGGAGCTCTGTCTCCGTGCGCTGGGCCAGCTCCACGTGTGGGGCCAGCTCCGTGTGCCGGGCTGGCTCCATGTGCTGAACCAGCTCCACGTGCCAGGCCAGCTCCACGTGTGGGGCCAGCTCCGTGTGCTGGACCAGCTCTACCTGCTGGGCTAGCTCCATATGCTGAGCTAGCTCCATCTGCTGGACCAGCTCCACCTGTGGGACCAGCTCCGCGTGCCGGACCAGCTCCGTGTGCCGGACCAGCTCCGTGTGCCGGACCAGCTCCGCGCACCGAACTAGCTCCACGTGCCAGGCCAGCTCCACGCACCGAACCAGTTCCGTGCTCGTTCTGCCAGCACAACGGCGAGGCCCCGGGCGTGTACTGGAGCCACAGCCTGCGGGACGCCCAGGGACGCCTGCAGTGCCCGGTGCTGCGCAGCTACATCTGTCCCCAGTGCGGGGCCACGCAGGACCAGGCCCACACGCGCCGCTTCTGCCCCCGCACGCACCGCAGCTACACGTCCGTCTACTCCCGCCCGCTGCCcgccaggagcaggcagaggaacACCAGGATGTAG